The genomic stretch GGTGCCCACCTCTCCTGGCCATGAGCTCTCTCTTCCACTTGCTGCCCCacttgctgcccagctcctggccatacTCGTCCCCGTACCAGACCAGCAGCTCACAGCCCGGCCTGATGACCCGGCAGGTTCGGTAGAAAATCTGCCTGTGGTATTGAAAGGCCACCAGGTTCTGCTCTTCATCATCCCGGGCACAGTTCACATACCTGGGattgaggcagaggaagggaaagaaaaccacagtgtTGAGTTACATCCATGCCCAGCTCTCCACTGATTCTTAAAGCCCTCAGGCTCACACCACAGAACCTGGTGCTTGATCTAGGGCTCTGCTTCTAAATTAGCTCACTAATTATCCAGTACTCAGCCCACATCTATTTTCTCGTGAGGCCTTTCTCCAACCTCTCTACACTTCAGTGTACCATTCACTTGCTTGCCCAAGGTTACTATAGAAAATTAGAGGTCTTTTTGTCTtagtaaaatgaaacagaacaatagTAGTTGATTCACATTCAGGTAACCCTGGTAAAAGGGAGCCCCTCTCAGGAAAGGGGCCCATGACCATTCCTCTGCAGGCCTCAGAACCCAGTTCTAGTTTGAAGTGAGGCTGGGATGGTTTGCTGTCCTCACAGCTTTAGGCCATCCATGGTTTGTGCTATCTTGACACTGCACTTCTTGGAAATTATagttaaatgtttctaaaagtaATTGTTTTATGTCTGTCTTTGAGAAGTCTTCCATAAGGACATGGGTTGTGTGATTTATTTAAGTAATGTACTCCTTGACCTAAATTGGAATATAGAAAGTGCTTAATTAATGCTCACTTGATAAATTAAAGTGTAATCCAGTGTCCCTGAGTGAATCTAGGCTCTTTAAGGTCCTTTCTAGTGCCCATGCTGTGTCTAGCAGAGACCTTTACATTTTGAGGACGTATGCTGTACTTTTTCCCTCAGTGtcccctgaaatgaaagaacactgtgtggagaaaaagaggaaaaaaggattaAAGGAGAGCACTGAGGGAGGCATGATGAGAGGGAATGATACATGGGTTTGTGGGGGATGAGAGTCCCTCTGGCACCCAGAGACCTGTTGACCTCACCTCATCCAGTTGGCCCAGGACCTGTCCTTTCCATCCACATAGTCATAGCAGTTTCTCCCTTTGGCGATCTGTGTTTCAGAAAAGAAGttcaagacctttttttttttgtggggaggtAATAGAAGATTTTACTCTACTGTCATCAAAGCTCTTCCAGCGTGCATGGGGATTCAACTGCCAACTGTGACCACATGATATCGGTCTTACTCATCGTCTACACATCTGAGTCTACCTATCCAATCATAGCAGGAGCCCCACAAAGGAGGAGCCACTCCTTTGTGTCTGTACCACTTTGCTCCTGCTTACCTTCTGCTCCTTAAAATGGAGTTCTGTGTTCATGTAAAGTCCAGTCAGTACACAGAGCTAACCACATTCTCCCCTCCACGTCTAGCACGTAAGAGGAGAGGTCCCTCCAAGTCTCAGAAGGCATGTGGGAAGCCAGAGGACAGTGGGGGAGGTAGATAGTTCTCACCAGCCAGGAGTATCTGCTCTTGGCTGCCTCTTCATCTTCTGTGATGTGTCCTTCATAAGGGCCAAAGTGCAGACCCACTGGCAAGTCTGCTGCCTCATTCCACACtccaagcccagcctcagggaTGCCCGATGGCCCGATTCTCaacccagggggcagggtgagggctgagcGGTGGGGATGCCCCTTGTCCACTGCAGTGTCCTTTACAAATGGAGGGGGCCCATGCACAGCACAGCTGTCGATGAAGAAGTTCTGACACTTCTCACAATCTGGAGGTGAGAGCAACAGGGGTTAGGGAAGGTATAATGCATGTTCCTGGGCACAAAGAGCTTCAGAGAAAGTCCAGCACTGACATCATTGAGACTCAATCCTGTACTCCAGGTCACTAGAGGAAGGGGATGATGTGGGGAGCAAAGGACCAGATAAAATTATTGTATCATAACATGTTTCTCAATGAGGGTCACTTACAAAGGTAGTCATCATCCTGGGGCTCATTGACCTCTTGGGACACATGGTCCTTTCTTTCTTGTAGGCTGTACATCTTCATGTCCATCTCCTTTCTCTTGAGTTCTAAGTTGGAGAAGGCCAGGTGAGCAAGGCGGGTAGGGTCTGGAGTGTTAGTTCCCATTTTGTTATATAACACAATCTCCTCCCATCAATTTATTACCTGTCCTTTTGCATACTCTGGTATCTTACTGTTAACTATTGATTCAGAAGATGAAGACTCCACACTAAGTACAGATGCCTGATTCAATTTTAGTTTCTAGATCTTCCTATTACCAGGTTTAAGTTGCCAACCTGTAATCAAACTGTTTATTGAGTACGCTTTATGTGTTAGGCATTGAGGAAAGGCCTGGGCACACAACACCAATAAAATGTGGTTGCCATTATCACAGTGGATTTGTGGACAAGTTGCATGTgtcaattgttttaaatttaatttaatgttttcaaataatgtaTGAGTGATGTTTCCTTATCCTCACTTTACACATTAGCATTCAGGAGCTCAGAGAATGTATAGGATTTTCCCAAAGCTCCATTGCTAACTTCAGTCTGAGGTTAGCCCAGCTGAAATCCAGGCCTACCCAAAGTCTACCCCACATACCTAGGTCATACTTATCAGCCCTTCTATAGGACTTAGAGGAACTAAAGcttccaaattattttctcttacccAATTTTTGTCTAGTGTGCTTTCCAAAGGCACACGCTTCTCCAGGAGGGGACACTGGTTTCTGGGCATGCTCTGAGTCACTTGCAGTCATCAAATTTGCTGTTTGGGACAATTCCTTCAAAGTATATTCATTGCTTAATGGCAGCCTGGATGTTGCTTTCAATACAAGTCACATATTAAAAGataacatgtatttaattttttaaggcttatgctatattttacatgCATGTCTTTAATATTCGAACCCTTGGAAATACCTAGGGTATATGAATAATAGGGGGGATAGGGCCAATGTGGGTAATGAATCCAAGATTAGAACTCATGCCTTATGGCTCTTTTCTTTCAACTCTCTATAT from Phyllostomus discolor isolate MPI-MPIP mPhyDis1 chromosome 4, mPhyDis1.pri.v3, whole genome shotgun sequence encodes the following:
- the LOC114490091 gene encoding histone-lysine N-methyltransferase PRDM9-like, which translates into the protein MTASDSEHAQKPVSPPGEACAFGKHTRQKLELKRKEMDMKMYSLQERKDHVSQEVNEPQDDDYLYCEKCQNFFIDSCAVHGPPPFVKDTAVDKGHPHRSALTLPPGLRIGPSGIPEAGLGVWNEAADLPVGLHFGPYEGHITEDEEAAKSRYSWLIAKGRNCYDYVDGKDRSWANWMRYVNCARDDEEQNLVAFQYHRQIFYRTCRVIRPGCELLVWYGDEYGQELGSKWGSKWKRELMARRENKL